The Prochlorococcus marinus str. MIT 1214 sequence TAATCCTGTAAATTTAGCTAGCTTTACTTTGATAAGGGTTTGTATAACCTTTTATAAGGAGTTTTTTCTAAAATGGCTCGGGTTGGTGTCCTCTTATTAAATCTCGGAGGTCCTGAGAGGATTAAGGACGTTGGCCCATTTTTGTATAATTTATTTTCTGATCCAGAGATAATTCGTTTACCAGTTCCTGCTTTTCAAAAACCTCTGGCTTGGCTTATCAGCTTATTAAGAAGTAGTAAATCACAAGAGGCTTATAGATCGATTGGAGGCGGATCACCTTTACGTCGTATTACTGAGCAACAGGCAAGAGAACTCCAAAGTTATCTTAGAAATATAGGAATAGAAGCTACAACATATGTTGCGATGAGGTATTGGCATCCATTCACTGAGTCAGCCGTAGCGGATATTAAGGCTGACGGTGTTAGCCAAGTTGTTGTTTTGCCTCTTTATCCCCATTTTTCTATTAGTACAAGTGGATCCAGTTTTAGAGAATTGAAAAGGTTGAAAGATGGTGACTCTGAGTTTGCAGAATTATCAATTCGTTGTATTCGTAGCTGGTTTGATCATCCAGCCTATGTTTCTTCAATGGCTGAATTAATAAAGAAACAAATTTTAGCTTGTGATTTACCTCAAGAGGCCCACGTTTTTTTTACTGCGCATGGTGTTCCTAAAAGCTATGTAGAAGAAGCCGGAGATCCTTATCAAGATCAAATACAGAACTGTTCACTTTTGATTATTGATCAGCTTGAAAATTCGCTTGGATTCAGCAATTCATTCTCACTTGCTTATCAAAGCAGAGTGGGGCCAGAAGAGTGGCTAAAACCATATACCGAGCAAGTCCTAGAAAAATTAGGAAAATCTGGCGTTAAGGAACTTGTCGTGGTTCCAATAAGTTTTGTGAGTGAGCATATTGAAACTCTCCAAGAAATTGATATTGAGTACAAAGAAATTGCTCATAAAAATGGAATTGTTAATTTTAAAAGAGTTCCTGCTCTTGATACCTATCCGCTGTTTATTGAAGGATTGGCCGATCTTGTTTCTTCTTGCTTAAACGGTGAAGGAATTAGTTTAGAGGAAGCATCAAAATTACCAGAAAGAGTAAAACTTTATCCTCAAGAAAAATGGCAATGGGGTTGGAATAACAGCTCTGAAGTTTGGAATGGAAGAGTTGCAATGATTGTTTTTCTTTGTTTCTTGATGGAATTAATAATTGGGGGTGGACCTTTACACCATATAGGTTTGCTCTGAAGAGTTAAAATAACTATTTGTGTTAATTAATTTGATAATCAGCTTGCTATTAAAACTGAGAGAATTTAATTAAATCTTTGCTTAATTTACTTTGATTGAAATTATGCATACTAAGATTTATTGTTAGTTTAGATTTTCTTCTGCCGTGACCCTGACTTCTACGCCTAATCAAATAGGAGATTCAGGAACACAAACTCAATATGAGATGTCAGGAGCTGATGCCTTGATGGATTCGCTGCGAAGGCATGGCGTAGATACTATTTTTGGTTATCCAGGCGGAGCAATCCTCCCAATATATGATGCAGTTTTTAAAGCAGAGCAAGAGGGATGGCTAAAACATATTCTTGTTCGACATGAGCAAGGTGGAACGCATGCTGCAGATGGTTTTGCCCGAGCGACAGGGAAAGTAGGTGTTTGTTTTGGTACTTCAGGGCCTGGAGCGACGAATCTAGTAACAGGGATAGCCACTGCTCAGATGGATTCTGTACCTCTTGTCGTCATTACAGGACAAGTCCCAAGACCTGCTATTGGTACTGATGCTTTTCAAGAAACAGATATTTTTGGGATAACACTTCCAATTGTTAAACATTCATGGGTCGTAAGAGATCCATCTGAAATTGCAAAAGTTGTAGCTCAAGCTTTTCTTATTGCCTCATCGGGTAGACCAGGACCTGTTTTGATTGATGTACCAAAAGATGTTGGACAAGAGATGTTCAAATATCTTCCTGTTGAGCCAGGTTCAATAAAGCCACCAGGCTTTGAACTACCATTCGCGCCGGAACATAAAGCCATAAGTGCAGCCTTAGATTTAATTGAAAATGCTGAGCAACCACTCCTTTACGTTGGAGGGGGTGTTATTTCTTCGGGAGCGCATGAAACTCTGGCTGCTATTGCTAATAGATATCAAATACCCGTAACAACAACTTTGATGGGGAAAGGCGCCTTTGATGAACGTGAGCCTTTATCAGTAGGGATGCTTGGTATGCATGGAACAGCTTATGCAAATTTTGCTGTGACTGAATGTGATTTATTGATTGCTATTGGAGCAAGATTTGATGACAGAGTTACCGGTAAATTAGATACTTTTGCTCCTAAAGCAAAAGTAATTCATTTTGAGATTGACCCTGCTGAAATAAATAAAAATAGAGTAGTTGAAGTTTCCGTATTAGGTGATGTTGGAATTAGCCTCGTTAAATTATTAGATCTCAGTAACCAACGAAAAACAAATCCGAAAACTTCTAACTGGCTTAAAAAAATTAAAAGCTGGAAAAATGATTTTCCTTTGATTATCCCCCCTAAAAAAGGAGAAATTTATCCACAGGAAGTATTAATAGCCTTAAGAGAGTTGGCTCAAGATGCTTACATTACAACTGATGTTGGACAACATCAGATGTGGGCAGCTCAATATCTGTTGAATGGACCAAGACAATGGATTAGCAGTGCTGGACTTGGAACAATGGGTTTTGGAATGCCCGCGGCAATGGGAGTCAAAGTTGCTTTGCCTAAGGAGCAAGTTATTTGTATTGCGGGTGATGCAAGTATCCTGATGAACATTCAGGAGCTTGGTACTATCGCTCAATATAAGCTGAATTTAAAAGTAATTATCATCAATAATCATTGGCAAGGAATGGTTAGGCAATGGCAAGAAAGCTTTTATGATGAAAGGTATTCGGCATCTAACATGTCTGTTGGGGAACCTGACTTTATTTCGCTTTCTAAGGCTTTTGGGATTGAGGGCATTGTGATTTCAGAAAGAGACAAATTAATTCCTGAACTTCAGAAAGCATTAGCTAATGAAGGACCAGTTCTTGTTAACGTAAATGTAAGAAAAGGTGAAAATTGTTACCCCATGGTGCCACCTGGAAAAAGTAATGCTCAAATGGTTGGTATACCTGAGATTAAAAAATAATTTTTAAAATCTTTTATGAATAAATTTTTTACAAAGATATTAATATTATTCGTTTCTTTGTTTTGTTTTTATTTGGCAGTTGATGCAGCTGAAATTGTGCAAGTGACTAGTTCTTCTGTTTTGTTGATCGGAGATCATAATCGTACCTATACTGTGAAATTAGCATGTACAGAAATTAGCCCTGACTTAGAAGATAAATCTGTTAAATGGCTCAAAAAACAACTACCAAGACATACAAAAGTAAATTTAAAACCTAAGGGATCAGTTGATGGTGTCCTGCTTGCTAAAGTTATTCCTTTTGATAGCAATACTGATATAACTGAGGAATATATAAAGGAAGGATTAGCAAAAAACAAATGCTAAATCAATTATAAAATTCTATTTATCTATGATTGTGAATATATACAACTTAATTTTCTTGAACTAGTTTTATTTCTCCTGTAAGAATTAAATAGCTTTGAATTTGAGTAAGTGCAAATTCTATTTGGATTGATTTGATTCCTTCTTTATATGATTTTAAAATAGTAGCATTTTTTATATCAATACAAATTTTATTAGGGTTGAAATCGTTTTTTAATATGTGAATCATTTCTACTTCTTTAACTTCATTAATGCATAAACTTTTCTCCATAAAATTTGTTTCTTTAAGTTGAATGATCAAATCTTCCACGTCTTTTTTACTTAACTTGATATTTATTTCCTTTAATAGCAGGCAAAATGGCAATAATTAAATTATTTTTTTAGATCCAATAACCTTAAATCATTTTAATGTTTTGAGATAATTTGCTTTTTAAGACCTTTTAATCCAGAATTAAAAGCTGCTATATGTCTTGGTTTTAAATTGAATGTATGTATTAACTTGATTAACTTTATAGCTGTGTATTTATTTTTTATAATGAACTTTAGAGGTTAGATTGAGTTGATTTTTGTAATCCTATTGGTTTACTCTTGTTAGATCTTTCAGTAAACAATGCAGGTTTAAAATTATTGTCTATTAATAGATCAGATTGAAAATATTTGATACTCTTATAAGTTGATAACTTCATTGGCTTTTAAGATATTGCCTTTTAGGTAATATACCTAATTGGACTCTATCGTCAGGAAAATCATTAAATCTCTCCAATATCTTTTAGCATCCAAAAACCATCTAGAGAATTTTCTTTAGGACTTTTTTGAACTGAAATAAATTGAAGTCCGTCTGCTTCTAGTTTTGCATTTAGAAAATTATTTTCAATAGCTTTTTTGGCTTCTTTTTCGACATCAGTTACCAACCATCTATCAGCTTGACCTGCTTCTAGAATTATTTGAGTACCTTCTATTAAAAGCTTTGCTGGTTCAAGTCCTCCGAGCCAAGCTGCAAGTGCCAAGGATCTTTTTGGACTAAAAAGTCTAATACCAGGAATAGAAATATTTTGATTAATTGAATCTTTAACAGGAATTAAATTGGAAAATTCTATATCCCATTCATCAGCCTCTCTTAGTGTTTTTAGAGAAAGAGAAGCAAAGCTCCAAGAGTCCCCTCTTACTTCCTCAGGTAATGGTATAGCTTGGTTTGTAATTGGGCTTGAAGGAGGAGCAAGGTTGATGCCAATATATCCTTTTTGCTGAGGATAGAAATTCTTTTCTCTATCAATAAGCCATTCAAACAATGAGTACGTTCGTCTGCTGGAAATAAGTTCAATTCCGATTTGATCTGCTGCACGTTTTATCATTGTTTTCATAGAGGATCGCCAACAACGAATAACGGCAGGTTTATCCCAGCCTTGAGAATAAGCTTCACCAATAGCTTCTTCTAATGCATCTTTTAACCAAATAGAATTTACATTTGAGGCTGGACATATTTTTTCCCATTTAAATGTTTTTGTATCTTTGAAATTATTTGTAGATGTTATTAGTAACTCCCATCTTTTTTTTTCATTTTCATCAATTATAGGGCGGGAATAAAAGTCTATTTCCCAGTCTGTTTTTTTTAAATCAGGTTTTTTTGATGCAATCACAACTGTTTCTTCAATGTAAAATTATGAGGATAAATTGATGCCTTTATCTTCTTTTTGAGTATCAACTTTTTCTTTATTCAAACTATTTCGAGCTTTAATTGCTCGCTCATCGGCCTCTTCCATTACTTTTGCTTTATCAGTAATAAGTTCTCCTGGAGGTCCCTCCAAAAGAGCGGTGTTTAAGCCAATTCGTCCCCGGGAGGGATCTAAATCAGTTATTAAAGCCTTGATAGATTCGCCTGGCTGAAAAACTTCTCTAAGGCTTCTCATGCTTCCGTTGGTTACCATTGAATGGTGCAATAGCCCACTGACCCCTTTCAAATCAACAAAGAAACCATAAGGTTTTATTGTTAAGATCTCACCCTCAATTAATTGTCCAATTTCTAATTCAGAAAATCTTGAAGCAATTGCAGCTTTCTTTTCGGAAAGTACAAGTTTTCGTCTCTCTGGATTGACCTCTAGAAAAGCAGTATTAATTGTCTTTGAAACAAGAGATTGATGATTTTCTCCATCTTCAAGTTGAGATCTAGGAATAAAACCTCTCAAACCTTCGAAGTCGCATGTGACGCCCCCACGGTTAAAGCCATTTATTTGAACTCGAATAACTTTTCCTTCTTTTGCAAGATTTTGAACTTTATCCCAGCTTTTTCTTAGCTCTAACGCCCTACAACTAATTGTTACCATCCCATCGGCATTTTGTTCTCTAGTAACAAGAACTTCGACTTGTAATCCTTTTGGAAAACGCTCTTTTAAATTTGTAATTACACCTAGACCACATTCGTTTTTAGGCATGAATCCTGGAGCTTTTCCGCCTATGTCTACGTAAATACCATCACTTTCAACTGCAATAACTGAACCTTTTGCAATTTCCCCAGTTGTACCGATAGGTTGATTCTCTTCTAAGGCTGCTAAGAACTCGTCTTCATCAAAATCAAATTCATCAACTGTTCTACTTTTTTGTTTAAAAACATTTTGATCGTTAAAAGCTTCAATATTTTTCTTATAGTCATAATTTTTTTCAGATCTCAGAAGATCTTCCATTGTAGTTGTTGGGAAACTATTGCTAGAGTCCTCCTGGATTAAGTTTTGCTGTTCAGGTGCTTTCTTTAGCTCAGGAAATTTTTTTTCATGTAGAACTTTTTCATCAAATCTTTTATCTTTAGCTTGGGCAGAGACTTCTTTGTTAGATGATTCTTTATTAATGATTTCTTTCTCAGTCTTTCGACTGATATGCATCACCT is a genomic window containing:
- the hemH gene encoding ferrochelatase; translation: MARVGVLLLNLGGPERIKDVGPFLYNLFSDPEIIRLPVPAFQKPLAWLISLLRSSKSQEAYRSIGGGSPLRRITEQQARELQSYLRNIGIEATTYVAMRYWHPFTESAVADIKADGVSQVVVLPLYPHFSISTSGSSFRELKRLKDGDSEFAELSIRCIRSWFDHPAYVSSMAELIKKQILACDLPQEAHVFFTAHGVPKSYVEEAGDPYQDQIQNCSLLIIDQLENSLGFSNSFSLAYQSRVGPEEWLKPYTEQVLEKLGKSGVKELVVVPISFVSEHIETLQEIDIEYKEIAHKNGIVNFKRVPALDTYPLFIEGLADLVSSCLNGEGISLEEASKLPERVKLYPQEKWQWGWNNSSEVWNGRVAMIVFLCFLMELIIGGGPLHHIGLL
- the ilvB gene encoding biosynthetic-type acetolactate synthase large subunit; its protein translation is MTLTSTPNQIGDSGTQTQYEMSGADALMDSLRRHGVDTIFGYPGGAILPIYDAVFKAEQEGWLKHILVRHEQGGTHAADGFARATGKVGVCFGTSGPGATNLVTGIATAQMDSVPLVVITGQVPRPAIGTDAFQETDIFGITLPIVKHSWVVRDPSEIAKVVAQAFLIASSGRPGPVLIDVPKDVGQEMFKYLPVEPGSIKPPGFELPFAPEHKAISAALDLIENAEQPLLYVGGGVISSGAHETLAAIANRYQIPVTTTLMGKGAFDEREPLSVGMLGMHGTAYANFAVTECDLLIAIGARFDDRVTGKLDTFAPKAKVIHFEIDPAEINKNRVVEVSVLGDVGISLVKLLDLSNQRKTNPKTSNWLKKIKSWKNDFPLIIPPKKGEIYPQEVLIALRELAQDAYITTDVGQHQMWAAQYLLNGPRQWISSAGLGTMGFGMPAAMGVKVALPKEQVICIAGDASILMNIQELGTIAQYKLNLKVIIINNHWQGMVRQWQESFYDERYSASNMSVGEPDFISLSKAFGIEGIVISERDKLIPELQKALANEGPVLVNVNVRKGENCYPMVPPGKSNAQMVGIPEIKK
- a CDS encoding nuclease, with amino-acid sequence MTSSSVLLIGDHNRTYTVKLACTEISPDLEDKSVKWLKKQLPRHTKVNLKPKGSVDGVLLAKVIPFDSNTDITEEYIKEGLAKNKC
- a CDS encoding Tab2/Atab2 family RNA-binding protein — its product is MIASKKPDLKKTDWEIDFYSRPIIDENEKKRWELLITSTNNFKDTKTFKWEKICPASNVNSIWLKDALEEAIGEAYSQGWDKPAVIRCWRSSMKTMIKRAADQIGIELISSRRTYSLFEWLIDREKNFYPQQKGYIGINLAPPSSPITNQAIPLPEEVRGDSWSFASLSLKTLREADEWDIEFSNLIPVKDSINQNISIPGIRLFSPKRSLALAAWLGGLEPAKLLIEGTQIILEAGQADRWLVTDVEKEAKKAIENNFLNAKLEADGLQFISVQKSPKENSLDGFWMLKDIGEI
- a CDS encoding S1 RNA-binding domain-containing protein encodes the protein MAGSDSQPKKATPPRPATDAPRKPLQVMHISRKTEKEIINKESSNKEVSAQAKDKRFDEKVLHEKKFPELKKAPEQQNLIQEDSSNSFPTTTMEDLLRSEKNYDYKKNIEAFNDQNVFKQKSRTVDEFDFDEDEFLAALEENQPIGTTGEIAKGSVIAVESDGIYVDIGGKAPGFMPKNECGLGVITNLKERFPKGLQVEVLVTREQNADGMVTISCRALELRKSWDKVQNLAKEGKVIRVQINGFNRGGVTCDFEGLRGFIPRSQLEDGENHQSLVSKTINTAFLEVNPERRKLVLSEKKAAIASRFSELEIGQLIEGEILTIKPYGFFVDLKGVSGLLHHSMVTNGSMRSLREVFQPGESIKALITDLDPSRGRIGLNTALLEGPPGELITDKAKVMEEADERAIKARNSLNKEKVDTQKEDKGINLSS